Genomic window (Stenotrophomonas maltophilia):
GCGCAGCCGGTTGCAGCGCATAGATCAGGTTCTGGTTGCTGACGTGCAGCAGCTGCGCGGCCAGGTCCAGCACCACCACGCCCACCAGCAGTGCCAGCAGCGAGTGCGCCGACAGCCCCAGTGGCAGCCACGAGAGCAGCAACAGCACCAGCGCGATGGCGGTGGCGCGGCCGGTCTGGCCACGGTCGGACATGCGGCCGGCAAGGCCCGCAGCCAGCGTGCCGGCGGCACCGACCAGTCCGAACAGGCCGATGGTGGCGTCGCTGTAGGCGTAGGGCGGTTGTGCCAGCAGGAACGCCAGCGGCGTCCAGAAGATCGCGAACATGGCGAAGCTGCAGGCGCCCAGCAGGGTGCGCTGGCGCAGCGCCGGCTCCTGCACGAACAGCACGCCGATCGAGCGCAGCAACGCGAAGTAGCCAAGGCCGGCGCTGTGGTGGAAGCGCGGCAGGCCGCGCTGCAGTGCCAGTGCGGTCAGCACCAGGGTGCCGGCGGCGATCGCGTACACCAGGCGCCAGTCGCCCAGGCTGGAAAGCAGGCCGGCCACGGTGCGCGCCAGCAGGATGCCCAGCAGCAGGCCGCTCATCAACGTGCCGACCACGCGACCGCGATGCTCCGGCGCTGCCAGCGTAGCGGCGAACG
Coding sequences:
- a CDS encoding MFS transporter, with translation MSVATGVAVASNYYAQPLLHTIADAFGVPFGRVGMVVTAAQLSYAAGLILLVPLGDLFERRRLIVVMSLLSAGGLVISACAPSLTWLLVGTAITGLFSVVAQVLVPFAATLAAPEHRGRVVGTLMSGLLLGILLARTVAGLLSSLGDWRLVYAIAAGTLVLTALALQRGLPRFHHSAGLGYFALLRSIGVLFVQEPALRQRTLLGACSFAMFAIFWTPLAFLLAQPPYAYSDATIGLFGLVGAAGTLAAGLAGRMSDRGQTGRATAIALVLLLLSWLPLGLSAHSLLALLVGVVVLDLAAQLLHVSNQNLIYALQPAARNRLNAGYMTGYFIGGSLGSLLSAQVYQRFGWTGVCVAGAAVAVLALLLWMPGALRARQASAAN